From a region of the Geothrix sp. 21YS21S-2 genome:
- the pilQ gene encoding type IV pilus secretin PilQ: MQPGAIQVLKLSIPGFTGVPRLQVLPNPSRVVVDLPGVNRGDKVTRKDMQGLACPQILRSRLAQFATAPQPVTRIVLEVVPGTQATVTSDGTGVSITLDSGQGAVRAQLGTQVTVAPAAPVPMETEAVAASLAALPQTPALPERAAPQAVAQPAALLAAAAPVERAAYVVTEEAPAPVPPPAPIVLKEEAPKVAAKPAPLVPVPVVGAPFQALPSLAVQSVLPTALAQEKAAPRREESRSGRTLGDVSGRYTGARMTIDVVGTDLTSFLRIIADTAHLNLIVDQDVQGIYTFKFTDTPWDQVLDVILKHAGLGKEVSNGIIRVAKIEKLQKEEEDRKRLDDAKSLAGDVQSITRPLSFAKASESKTILDKMLTKRGGIIVDDRTNTLIITDLPRNLPILDDLIAQLDVQIQQVQIEARVVEASKNWEKDFGVKWPTSNTGSAAITTGGTTAAPWGSTNGPSWNSINNLATTGNAATVAFSPGATNVTDIASPAGEFWVSFLSNRMSVNVILQALEKQGVVKIVSSPKVVTQNNKKAKILSGAKIPYPAQQTGVSGGAIAVQFADANLELEVTPQITNDGTILMDIKVEKADADFGQLVGTTPTITRKAVETQVLVKDGGTAIMGGVYKNNSTQQSTGVPFLKDLPLIGFLFRNKINKDSNDELLIFITPRILKN; encoded by the coding sequence ATGCAGCCGGGTGCCATCCAGGTGCTGAAGCTCAGCATCCCCGGATTCACCGGCGTTCCGCGCCTCCAGGTGCTGCCCAACCCGTCCCGGGTCGTCGTGGACCTCCCGGGGGTCAACCGCGGGGACAAGGTCACACGGAAGGACATGCAGGGACTCGCGTGCCCCCAGATCCTCCGCTCCCGGCTGGCGCAGTTCGCCACGGCGCCGCAGCCCGTCACCCGCATCGTCCTCGAAGTGGTGCCCGGAACCCAGGCCACCGTGACCAGCGACGGCACGGGCGTGAGCATCACCCTCGATTCCGGACAGGGCGCGGTCCGCGCCCAGCTGGGAACCCAGGTGACGGTCGCCCCCGCGGCGCCCGTGCCCATGGAGACCGAGGCCGTTGCCGCCAGCCTGGCCGCCCTTCCCCAGACGCCCGCCCTGCCCGAGCGCGCGGCCCCCCAGGCCGTTGCCCAGCCCGCCGCGCTTCTGGCCGCTGCGGCTCCCGTCGAGCGCGCCGCCTACGTCGTGACGGAAGAGGCGCCCGCCCCCGTTCCGCCGCCGGCCCCGATCGTCCTCAAGGAGGAGGCCCCCAAGGTCGCCGCCAAGCCCGCTCCCCTCGTCCCCGTCCCGGTGGTCGGCGCGCCCTTCCAGGCCCTGCCGTCCCTGGCCGTGCAGTCCGTCCTGCCGACCGCCCTGGCCCAGGAGAAGGCCGCCCCGCGCCGCGAGGAATCCCGCAGCGGCCGCACCCTCGGCGATGTCTCGGGCCGCTACACCGGCGCCCGCATGACCATCGACGTGGTGGGCACCGACCTCACCAGCTTCCTGCGCATCATCGCCGACACGGCCCACCTGAACCTCATCGTGGACCAGGACGTGCAGGGCATCTACACGTTCAAGTTCACCGACACCCCCTGGGACCAGGTCCTGGACGTGATCCTCAAGCACGCCGGGCTGGGCAAGGAAGTGAGCAACGGCATCATCCGCGTGGCCAAGATCGAGAAGCTCCAGAAGGAGGAGGAGGACCGCAAGCGCCTCGACGACGCCAAGTCCCTCGCCGGCGACGTCCAGAGCATCACGCGGCCCCTGTCGTTCGCCAAGGCCTCCGAGTCCAAGACCATCCTCGACAAGATGCTCACCAAGCGCGGCGGCATCATCGTGGACGACCGCACCAACACCCTGATCATCACCGACCTGCCCAGGAACCTCCCCATCCTCGACGATCTCATCGCCCAGCTGGACGTTCAGATCCAGCAGGTGCAGATCGAGGCCCGGGTGGTGGAAGCCTCCAAGAACTGGGAGAAGGACTTCGGCGTCAAGTGGCCCACGTCCAACACCGGCAGCGCCGCCATCACCACCGGCGGGACCACCGCCGCCCCCTGGGGCAGCACCAACGGCCCCTCCTGGAACAGCATCAACAACCTGGCCACCACGGGCAATGCCGCCACCGTGGCCTTCTCGCCAGGCGCCACGAACGTCACCGACATCGCCAGCCCCGCGGGCGAGTTCTGGGTCTCCTTCCTCAGCAACCGCATGAGCGTTAACGTCATCCTCCAGGCCCTGGAAAAGCAGGGCGTGGTCAAGATCGTCTCCTCGCCCAAGGTGGTCACCCAGAACAACAAGAAGGCCAAGATCCTCTCCGGCGCGAAGATCCCCTATCCCGCCCAGCAGACCGGCGTGAGCGGCGGCGCCATCGCGGTGCAGTTCGCCGACGCCAACCTGGAACTCGAGGTCACCCCCCAGATCACCAACGACGGCACCATCCTCATGGACATCAAGGTGGAGAAGGCCGACGCGGACTTCGGGCAGCTGGTGGGCACCACGCCGACCATCACTCGCAAGGCCGTGGAGACCCAGGTGCTCGTGAAGGACGGCGGCACGGCCATCATGGGCGGCGTCTACAAGAACAACTCGACCCAGCAGTCGACCGGCGTGCCCTTCCTCAAGGACCTGCCCCTCATCGGCTTCCTGTTCCGCAACAAGATCAACAAGGACAGCAACGACGAGCTGCTGATCTTCATCACCCCCCGCATCCTCAAGAACTAG
- a CDS encoding type 4a pilus biogenesis protein PilO, whose product MNSQLQKQLLIGGLAGLMLAILIVFFLGGKRDELAGLKLVNQGLQADVAKGYALKANYEKLKAEVVEQEKVIDELIKIMPTDADRGELPYRVKKLADTAGIEQVSFTLMAPVAKDYYTEYPVQFTFRAGYHTLGQFSSLISGYEKIINLSEMALKRESNRSLYPVSVTCKVSAFVYNPAPPPPPAGTPQPKPAAAPAKKETGD is encoded by the coding sequence ATGAACTCGCAACTTCAGAAACAACTGTTGATCGGTGGCCTGGCGGGCTTGATGCTGGCCATCCTCATCGTCTTCTTCCTGGGCGGCAAGCGGGACGAGCTTGCGGGCCTCAAGCTGGTCAACCAGGGGCTCCAGGCCGACGTGGCCAAGGGCTACGCCCTCAAGGCCAACTACGAGAAGCTCAAGGCCGAGGTCGTCGAGCAGGAGAAGGTAATTGATGAGCTGATCAAGATCATGCCCACCGATGCCGACCGGGGCGAGCTCCCCTACCGTGTCAAGAAACTGGCGGACACCGCCGGCATCGAGCAGGTCTCCTTCACGCTCATGGCTCCCGTGGCCAAGGACTACTACACGGAATACCCGGTCCAGTTCACGTTCCGCGCGGGCTACCACACCCTCGGGCAGTTCTCCTCCCTGATCTCCGGCTACGAGAAGATCATCAATCTCAGCGAGATGGCCTTGAAGCGGGAGAGCAACCGCAGCCTGTATCCCGTCTCCGTCACCTGCAAGGTCAGCGCCTTCGTATACAACCCGGCCCCACCGCCTCCTCCGGCGGGCACGCCGCAGCCGAAACCGGCAGCGGCACCGGCCAAGAAAGAAACGGGAGACTGA
- a CDS encoding PilN domain-containing protein: MIKINLLGDTLAQVGGKKAEKAEAVPVYADSAATGRPSLPIAGVLFGLVIASAGGIYYVMLNSQIEREQRTKVELEAKKKELEKYMDLERKFRSQKEMLQKKKEVMMGLKSFQHLPVHFLEELANALPDDVWFREINQKGLTISIKGESSSFEAVNQFRNRLVEQTKWFQNVNYPAANKNGRTVEFTISCDLKNSA, encoded by the coding sequence ATGATCAAGATCAACCTTCTGGGAGACACGCTCGCCCAGGTGGGTGGGAAGAAGGCCGAAAAGGCCGAGGCCGTCCCCGTCTACGCCGATTCCGCGGCTACCGGGCGTCCGAGCCTTCCCATCGCAGGGGTGCTTTTCGGCCTGGTCATCGCATCGGCGGGCGGCATCTACTACGTCATGCTGAACTCCCAGATCGAGCGCGAACAGCGCACCAAGGTCGAACTGGAAGCCAAGAAGAAGGAGCTCGAAAAATACATGGATCTTGAGCGGAAGTTCAGGTCCCAAAAGGAGATGCTCCAAAAGAAGAAGGAAGTGATGATGGGACTCAAGTCCTTCCAGCACCTTCCCGTCCACTTCCTGGAGGAACTCGCCAACGCGCTTCCCGACGACGTGTGGTTCCGCGAGATCAACCAGAAGGGGCTGACCATAAGCATCAAGGGCGAGAGCTCCAGTTTCGAGGCCGTCAACCAGTTCCGGAACCGCCTGGTGGAACAGACCAAGTGGTTCCAGAACGTCAACTACCCGGCCGCCAACAAGAACGGACGCACCGTCGAATTCACCATCTCCTGTGATTTGAAGAATTCGGCCTGA
- the pilM gene encoding type IV pilus assembly protein PilM gives MGLFGGKKNQLVGLDIGSSSVKVCELQVLGKGGSQRYRLQKLGIAPLPFDAIVDGDIMDSNAVAAAIRQVLTEQKIKARDVAISVAGQQVMVKKVTFPLMSPTELAESVRWEAESFFPAGQGLDAYALDFAVLEERPAEGNMDVVLVACRKDKIESYIGCVAMAGARSVLVDVDVFAIQNAYEINSPPGGRDEVVALVNIGAQFTNLTMLVGRKSLFWRDIAWGGHRFTDKLMEDWGVSREAAEMLKEGHAAEGRTPEEVEPSLSSVSDSFADELGRTIDFFRSSFKVDRLDRVLLCGGSAKVDKLPEILGDRLRVSVDRLNPFQLLEMDERSLDPAVVNGVGCTAAVAVGLALRQVGDR, from the coding sequence GTGGGTCTTTTCGGTGGCAAAAAAAACCAGCTCGTGGGCCTGGACATTGGTTCCAGTTCCGTAAAGGTCTGTGAACTGCAGGTGCTAGGCAAAGGCGGGAGCCAGCGGTACCGGCTCCAGAAACTTGGCATAGCCCCGCTCCCCTTCGACGCGATCGTCGACGGGGACATCATGGACAGCAACGCGGTGGCCGCGGCCATTCGCCAGGTGCTCACGGAGCAGAAGATCAAGGCCCGGGACGTGGCCATCTCCGTGGCGGGGCAGCAGGTGATGGTCAAAAAAGTGACCTTCCCGCTCATGAGCCCCACGGAGCTGGCAGAATCGGTGCGGTGGGAGGCCGAGAGCTTCTTCCCCGCCGGCCAGGGCCTGGACGCCTACGCCCTGGACTTCGCCGTCCTGGAGGAGCGTCCCGCGGAAGGCAACATGGACGTGGTCCTGGTGGCCTGCCGCAAGGACAAGATCGAGTCCTACATCGGCTGCGTCGCCATGGCGGGCGCCCGTTCCGTCCTGGTGGACGTGGACGTCTTCGCCATCCAGAACGCCTACGAGATCAACTCGCCCCCGGGCGGGCGCGATGAAGTGGTGGCCCTGGTCAACATCGGCGCCCAGTTCACGAACCTGACCATGCTGGTCGGCCGCAAGTCGCTTTTCTGGCGCGATATCGCCTGGGGCGGCCACCGGTTCACGGACAAGCTCATGGAGGACTGGGGCGTGAGCCGCGAGGCCGCCGAGATGCTCAAGGAAGGCCACGCCGCGGAGGGCCGGACGCCCGAAGAGGTCGAGCCCTCCCTCTCCTCCGTCTCCGACAGCTTCGCCGACGAACTCGGCCGCACCATCGATTTCTTCCGCTCCAGCTTCAAGGTGGACCGCCTGGACCGGGTCCTCCTCTGCGGCGGCAGCGCCAAGGTGGACAAGCTTCCCGAGATTCTCGGGGATCGTCTGAGGGTTTCCGTGGATCGGCTGAATCCCTTCCAGCTCCTCGAAATGGATGAGCGGAGCCTGGACCCGGCCGTGGTCAATGGAGTCGGCTGCACGGCCGCTGTTGCGGTCGGATTGGCCTTGCGCCAAGTGGGGGACCGATGA
- a CDS encoding Stp1/IreP family PP2C-type Ser/Thr phosphatase — translation MRVVAAGRTEVGCVRKHNEDNFLMEPDLGLFVVADGLGGHAAGEVASQIVVEKVGQFITHTVERDRTWPVEYDTALPYDGNRLKAALLLADQSILNDIRTNPERESMGSTVVACLVNADTITLVHVGDSRAYLLNPDGIQQVTRDHSWVAEQVANGILTPDEARRHPFRNVITQALGNGGELDISVREIQVKELDRILLCSDGLSGMVQDQEIWEIVQNAPDMEEAAGRLIAKAMGNGGEDNITVVIVAFDPDKNV, via the coding sequence ATGCGGGTGGTGGCAGCGGGACGGACGGAAGTTGGGTGCGTTCGCAAGCACAATGAAGACAACTTCCTCATGGAACCTGACCTCGGCCTGTTTGTGGTTGCCGATGGGCTCGGCGGGCATGCCGCCGGGGAGGTCGCCAGCCAGATCGTGGTGGAGAAGGTGGGGCAGTTCATCACCCATACGGTGGAGCGGGACCGGACCTGGCCGGTGGAATACGACACCGCGCTGCCCTACGACGGCAACCGGCTCAAGGCCGCCCTCCTCCTGGCCGACCAGAGCATCCTGAACGACATCCGCACCAACCCCGAACGGGAGTCCATGGGCTCCACCGTGGTGGCCTGCCTGGTCAATGCGGACACCATCACCCTTGTCCACGTGGGGGACAGCAGGGCCTACCTGTTGAACCCGGACGGGATCCAGCAAGTCACCCGGGATCATTCATGGGTGGCGGAGCAGGTCGCCAACGGGATCCTGACCCCCGACGAGGCCCGCCGCCATCCCTTCCGCAACGTCATCACCCAGGCCCTGGGCAACGGAGGGGAGCTGGACATCTCCGTAAGGGAGATCCAGGTTAAGGAATTGGACCGGATTTTGCTTTGCTCCGATGGACTGTCAGGAATGGTTCAAGATCAGGAAATCTGGGAAATAGTCCAGAATGCCCCGGACATGGAAGAGGCTGCGGGACGCTTGATCGCCAAAGCCATGGGCAATGGGGGGGAAGACAACATCACCGTCGTCATCGTCGCGTTCGATCCGGATAAAAATGTTTGA
- a CDS encoding J domain-containing protein, whose translation MNPYEVLEISPGATIEEIKAAYHRMAKQWHPDRFTGEAKADAERRFRMLAEAFSMLKDTPSRGSAAPAPPSEPARAQAPAQAAAPSIQLDEGPDRTAIPKTADEWFKDAQGAFEGRAYGRSLALILYALRLDNERPEFHALHGKVLEATGGDARGKVKALETAIKLNPKDVDSMILLAQTFQGLGMQARATRLWETVHNLAPDHAIFRQPGKPANPKGKAKEQMASLGDQWNELVAETRIKLEKLFKRG comes from the coding sequence ATGAACCCATACGAAGTGCTGGAAATTTCGCCAGGAGCCACGATCGAGGAGATCAAGGCCGCATACCACCGGATGGCCAAGCAGTGGCATCCGGACCGGTTCACGGGCGAGGCGAAAGCCGATGCGGAGCGCCGCTTCCGCATGCTGGCCGAGGCCTTCAGCATGCTCAAGGACACGCCCAGCCGGGGCTCCGCCGCCCCCGCCCCGCCGTCCGAACCGGCCAGGGCCCAGGCCCCGGCACAGGCGGCCGCGCCCTCGATCCAGCTCGACGAAGGCCCGGACCGCACGGCGATCCCCAAGACCGCCGACGAGTGGTTCAAGGATGCCCAGGGCGCCTTCGAGGGCCGCGCCTACGGGCGCTCCCTGGCGCTGATCCTCTACGCCCTGCGCCTGGACAACGAACGCCCGGAATTCCACGCCCTGCACGGCAAGGTCCTGGAGGCCACCGGCGGGGACGCGCGCGGCAAGGTGAAGGCGCTTGAAACAGCCATCAAGCTCAACCCCAAGGATGTCGATTCCATGATCCTGCTGGCCCAGACCTTCCAGGGGCTGGGAATGCAGGCCCGGGCCACCCGGCTCTGGGAGACGGTGCACAATCTGGCCCCCGATCACGCGATCTTCAGGCAGCCCGGAAAGCCAGCCAACCCGAAGGGCAAGGCCAAGGAACAGATGGCGAGCCTGGGCGACCAGTGGAACGAACTCGTTGCGGAGACGCGCATCAAGCTGGAAAAGCTATTCAAAAGGGGTTGA